In a single window of the Zea mays cultivar B73 chromosome 5, Zm-B73-REFERENCE-NAM-5.0, whole genome shotgun sequence genome:
- the LOC103626020 gene encoding LOW QUALITY PROTEIN: atherin (The sequence of the model RefSeq protein was modified relative to this genomic sequence to represent the inferred CDS: inserted 1 base in 1 codon): protein MLAGDGRGRRCPAXPKDRSSGRLGRFLAALRPSRAGPLPVQTGFPTSLADLVVKNHGRLKKQPSPSSKRGRRAAAAAAAASPSPSPCSPTTSPSPSPSPPPASPPPPAAAAAVSPSDRPRPDLPPAQPPRGFGLGFLAVSGVVSLALLVIWSKKVVAAVTVAAFSLYLLESVRSSSLPRRRPRPRPGPGAAERRLCLDGRGRVSPIREVDAADTEPSRPSCSDSDRASEAEGRSGVLDESSNTKAKARNKSWKKLLAVAGAKKLQRGRRSKEADSSGSFRSDGDREDAATACGGGGNARAADSSGSRRGSASQSDVLAEDGAAREADSSMGSRRSQGVEVEIDADVIEVEEEEEQAGTGFPALVLVAVVLVGLVAGKAVALALTVLCSAFLSSDRRSPCGGGGGGCSQGRRLEPSMP from the exons ATGCTCGCCGGCGACGGGCGCGGCCGCCGATGCCCAG CGCCGAAGGACCGCTCCTCCGGCCGCCTCGGCCGCttcctcgccgcgctccgcccctCCCGCGCCGGGCCCCTCCCCGTCCAGACCGGCTTCCCCACCTCCCTCGCCGACCTCGTCGTCAAGAACCATGGCCGCCTCAAGAAGCAGCCCTCACCGTCCTCCAAGCGCGGgaggcgcgccgctgccgccgccgccgccgcttctCCTTCGCCGTCCCCCTGCAGTCCCACCACCTCGCCCTCGCCGTCACCGTCCCCGCCGCCCGCCTCTCCGCCTCCCCCGGCGGCCGCTGCCGCGGTCTCGCCGTCGGATCGGCCGCGGCCCGACCTTCCGCCGGCCCAGCCCCCTcgcggcttcggcctgggcttcctCGCGGTCAGCGGCGTGGTGTCGCTCGCGCTCCTGGTGATCTGGAGCAAGAAGGTGGTTgcggccgtcaccgtcgccgcctTCTCGCTATACCTGCTCGAGTCCGTGAGGTCGTCCTCGCTCCCCAGGcggcggccccggccccggcccggcccgggagCGGCCGAGAGGCGGCTCTGCCTGGACGGCCGCGGCCGCGTCTCGCCGATCCGGGAGGTCGATGCGGCGGACACCGAGCCGTCGCGGCCCAGCTGCTCGGATTCCGACAGGGCAAGCGAGGCCGAAGGGAGGAGCGGCGTCCTGGACGAATCAAGCAACACGAAGGCCAAGGCAAGGAACAAGTCCTGGAAGAAGCTGCTCGCAGTCGCAGGCGCCAAGAAGCTGCAGAGAGGacggaggagcaaggaggcggatTCGTCAGGCTCTTTCCGCAGCGACGGCGACCGGGAGGACGCTGCCACGgcatgcggcggcggcggcaatgCCAGGGCGGCGGATTCCTCGGGCTCCCGCCGCGGCTCCGCCAGTCAAAGCGATGTCCTCGCGGAGGATGGCGCTGCCAGAGAGGCGGATTCTTCGATGGGGTCTCGCCGCAGCCAAGGCGTAGAGGTAGAAATCGATGCGGACGTCatcgaggtggaggaggaggaggagcaggcaGGGACCGGGTTTCCCGCTCTAGTTCTGGTCGCCGTCGTCCTCGTCGGCCTGGTCGCCGGGAAGGCCGTGGCCCTGGCGCTCACCGTGCTCTGCTCCGCGTTCCTTAGCTCGGATCGGAGATCGccttgcggcggcggcggcggcggttgctCGCAGGGGAGGCGGTTGGAGCCTTCCATGCCGTAG